One window of Camelina sativa cultivar DH55 chromosome 4, Cs, whole genome shotgun sequence genomic DNA carries:
- the LOC104779991 gene encoding pumilio homolog 15-like produces the protein MKNFSVFLFILSLCVFNHVSSAGIRIANDLKFNKNLWMRCYSKDDVIGPKIIPMGQDYSFYFGINFFSTTRFMCTLKQGPNYKHYQSFTAFKVFSNSDTGGLWDWRAREDGVYLVKEHEFLVQNPVNLHKEYDWIN, from the coding sequence atgaaaaacttctcagtatttttatttattttaagtctCTGCGTGTTCAACCATGTATCCAGCGCCGGAATCAGGATCGCGAACGATCTGAAATTCAACAAAAATCTTTGGATGAGATGTTATTCTAAAGATGATGTTATTGGTCCAAAAATAATACCAATGGGACaagattattcattttattttggcaTTAACTTTTTTAGTACAACGCGTTTTATGTGTACTTTGAAACAAGGTCCTAACTATAAACACTATCAGAGTTTTACAGCATTCAAGGTTTTCAGTAATTCAGATACCGGAGGGCTATGGGATTGGAGAGCTAGAGAAGATGGAGTTTATTTAGTGAAAGAACATGAATTTTTAGTTCAGAATCCAGTTAATCTGCATAAAGAGTATGATtggataaattaa